CAGACCGGGGCACGGAGCCTGGTAAGTGTGGTGGAAAAGGCCCTCCTCCCGTTTGAAAAAAGGCTCCCTTCCACGGACATTTCCTACCTTGTGGTCACGAAAAAGGCGGTGGAGGACCCGGATGCGGCCCTTGCTGCCCTTCTCAGCGATCCCAGGGATCCCTCCCTTGAGCGCCGTTACGAGGCCGTTCTGGCCGAGGAGCGCAGGCGCTGCAGGGAAAGGCTTGGGGCTATGGTGCCTGCGTCCTTGGAAAAGGCCGGGGTCGATGTCACTGAGCCCCGCCTTGCCTGTGTCTGCGAGCTCGTCCTTTCGGAGGACCTGGATCCTGCGGCCGCATGCGAGGAGGTACTCAGCCGCATTCGACAGATCCGGGGTTATGAATCCTCCTTTTACCATCGCTGCGGCCTGCATATATCTTTTGACAACGAGGCCATCGATGCCCTGCTTACAGCCAATCTCCTGGACGCACAGAGACTCAACGCCCAGTGTGAGAGGATCTGTAACATCCTCGAATACGGGCTCACGCTCGCTCGCGAGAGGCAGGCCCAGACAGAATTCGTCATTCCGGTAGAGGCGGTGAGGAACACGGAACTCTACATCAACCGCCTGATCCGTTCCTGTTACCGACCAGAAGGAAAGACCGAGGCCCGATGAAAGAGGGACAGACGATCCTACTCGTGGATACGGACGAGAGGAACCGGGAGGTCTTTCGAGCCGTTGCCGAGGGTGCTGGCCTGCACCTCATCCTTGCTGACGACGGCCAGGAGGCCGTGGATGAGGCTGGAAAATCGCCACCGGATCTCATCGCCATCAAAAGAAACGCCCCCATCCTCGATGCCCTTGCGGTGAGCGTCCTCCTTAAGCAGTCGGACCGGACCAAGGCGGTTCCGATCCTTGTCATCTGCCGGGATGCATCCCGGGAGGAGGCGGAACGATACAGGGATGCGGGTTGTTCTGGCTGTATCCAGGAACCGTTTACCGAGAAAGAGCTCCAGGAAAGACTGAAAGGACTCCTGCCATGATGTTTCCTGAATACCGACCCCGAAGACTGCGCCGCAACGAATCCCTGCGCGCCCTTGTGCGCGAGACCTCTGTCTCGCTGCAGCACCTCGTCCAGCCCCTTTTCGTCGTGCCGGGAAGCGGGATTCGAAAAGAGATCGAGGCAATGCCCGGATGTTTCCACCTCTCCCAGGACACCCTCCTCGAGGAATGCCGCGAGCTTGCCGGTTTGGGCGTTCCGGCCGTGATCCTCTTCGGCTTGCCTGAGAAGAAGGACCGGCAAGGCTCCCAGGCCTGGGCCAAGGCCGGGGTGGTCCAGCGGGCGGTATCTGCCATCAAGAAGTCCGTTCCGGGGCTTCTCGTGATCACGGACGTGTGTCTCTGTGAATACACGAGCCACGGCCACTGCGGGGTCCTCTCCGGGGACCAGGTGGACAACGACGCCACCCTCGAGCTCCTTGCCAAGATCGCCCTCTCCCACGCCCGGGAAGGGGCGGACATGGTGGCCCCCTCGGACATGATGGACGGCAGGGTCGGGGCCATTCGGGATGCCCTTGACGAAGAAGGACTAAACCACGTTTCCATCCTTTCCTATGCCGTGAAGTACGCCTCGGCCTTTTACGGCCCGTTCCGGGAGGCTGCGGAGAGCACCCCCCAGTTCGGGGATCGGAAGGCCTATCAGATGGATCCGGCCAACATCCGCGAGGCCTTCCGGGAGGCCACTCTGGATATGGAGGAGGGGGCGGACATCCTCATGGTGAAGCCTGCCCTCCCGTACCTCGATGTGATCCGGGCCTTGCGGCAGGAATTCACCCTGCCCATCGCGGCCTATCAGGTGAGCGGCGAGTACTCCATGATCAAGGCCGCTGCCGCCCGGGGCTGGATAGACGAAAGGCGGGTCATGGAGGAATCCATCCTTTCCATCCGGAGGGCCGGGGCGGACATGATCATCACGTATTTCGCCAAGGAGATCGCTCAGGGGGGCGCTTTTCGCGCTTGAGGCCTTTGGACCGTTTTGACCTTTGAGAGCCTTACTCAACCCCGGTTTTCGCATCCTGCTCCTGGGCCAGTCCGTATCCATCCTTGGGACATGGATCCAGGGGCCGGCACAGCGCTGGCTCGTCCTGGAACTCACGGGTTCTCCCTTTGCCGTCGGTGTACTCGGCGCCTCTGCAGGCCTTCCCCTCCTCATCTTTTCCCTTTTCGGCGGGTGGATCTCGGACCGCCTCCCCCGCATTCGGGTCCTTCTTGCCGCAAACGGTGTCATCCTCTGCCAGGCCCTCGTCCTTGGATCCCTCGTCCAGGGCGGTGGGATACGGCTCGGCCATATCCTCGTCCTTGCATTCCTTTTCGGCTATTCCATGGCCTTCGAGGTCCCTGCGCGCCAGGCCCTCATCTTTGACATCGTGGGGCGGGATGCGGTCACAAACGCGGTAGCCATCCATTCCATGGCATTTAACGCCGCCCAGTTCATCGGTCCGGCCATAGCCGGTTATCTCATAGCAGGCGGCATGACGGCCTCATGTTTTTACGCCAAGGCCGCCTCGGCCGCGGTGGTCATGGGGGCACTCGTCCTTCTTCGGCAAAGGGGACGATTCGAACAGGCCCAGGAGACAGGAGCGGGTGGGAAGGTACGGTTTCTCGCTTCCATCAGGGAGACCCTCGCCTTTGTCCGCGCCGAACCCCGCGTCCGTGGGGTCCTCCTCGTGGTGACGGCCTTCGGGGTCCTGCTTCTTCCCTATGCCATCCTCCTTCCATCCTTCTGCCGTGACGCCCTCGGGCTCGGGCCGCGGGAATACGGGATCCTGAGCTCGGCCAACGGGCTCGGGGCCTTCTCCGCCGCGACTCTCGTGGCCATTGCCGGACACAAGGGGAATCGGGACCGCTGGTGGTGGACCGGGGTCTTCCTGTTTCCCCTTGCGGTTCTTGCCCTTTCCACCGCTCCAGACTATTACCTTGCCATGCCTCTGCTTTTTGTCACGGGTTTTTCCATGGTCCTCACGTCCACGAGCGCCATCGGCCTGATCCAGATCTCCACCCCCGATGCATTGAGGGGAAGGCTGATGGGCCTTTTCACCATGTGTTTCATGGGCCTTTTCCCCATCGGGAGTCTGACGGGCGGCGCGGTGGCGGCCGTCATCGGCATCCGCCCGACCTTGGCCTTCATGGGAGGCTGTGGCCTAGCGGCAGTGATTGGGGCAGGCCTTCTGTCGAGGCGATCTTCGTGTCCGGTGCCGAAAAGGGACTGAACGAGGCCCAGCTCCGGGCCGTCACCCACGATCAGGGGCCTCTCCTCGTGGTTGCAGGGCCGGGGACCGGAAAGACTCGGGTCCTGACCCACCGCATCTCCCATATCATCCAGGACCGTGGCGTGGCTCCGGAACGGGTCTTAGCCATCACCTTCACGAACCAGGCCGCCCGTGAGATCTCCGCCCGTGTCTCGACCCTTCTCGGGCAGAAAGGACAGGGCCCTGTCATCGGGACCTTTCACGCATGGGCCCTCTCTTTCCTGAGGAGAAATCTGGGAGAGGCGGCCCGTCTTCTCATCGACGAGCAGGAGGCATCGGCCCTCCTCAGCCGCGCCATGGAGGAGGCCGGAATCCCCCTGAAAGATCTCCGGGCGACGAGGGAGGCGGTCTCGAGGATCAAACTGGCAGGGCCCTGCCCGGAAGATGGAGATCGTCTCCTCAATTGTCTTTCGGCCTATCAGGGGCTTCTTTCCCGCCACGGCCTCTGGGACTTCGACGATCTCCTCGTCGAGGCCCTCCGCCTGCTCCGTGAAGACCCTGACCGAGGTAGGCCCGATGCCCTTCTCGTGGACGAGTTTCAGGACGTGAACAGGATCCAGTCAGATCTCGTCCGGGCTATGGCCCCTTCCACCGGAGAGGTGACTGTCATCGGCGATCCCAACCAGTCCATCTACGGTTTTCGGGGGGCTGCACCGGAATTTCTTGACCGTTTCGTCCAGGATTTTCCCCAGGCGACGGTCATACGTCTCGATACGGCATACCGCTCCCCGCAGCGTTTTCTCGATGCCGCGACCCATGTGATAAGGGCCGAGGGGCTCATATCCAGCCGGGGTGAGGGACCGCGGATCCTCGCCAAAGGTTTTCCAGATCCGGAGGAGGAGGCGGCGTGGATCGCGCGAAAGGTGGACGAGCTCGTGGGAGGGGTGAGTTTCGAATCCCTGAATTCGGGCGGATGCCGTTCCGGTCCCCTTCAAGGCCTTTCCGGGATTGCCGTACTGTACCGAATAAATGCCATGGGAGAGGCCATCTCCAGGGCATTCTCCGCAAGGGGCATTCCTCACCAGAGGGCGGACCGGAAAGACCCTTTCGAGGACCGGGATCTGCGTCTTGCCGGGCGGCTGTGGGATGCGGTCAGGGCCCGTCACAGAGGGGGGCGTGCCTATCTTGCGGCACGTCTTGCCGAGGAGTCTTTCCTGCCGGAACGGGAGATAGAAAAGGCCCTCTCGGATCTTTCGGGCCTCTCTGGCCTGACCCTGTTTGAGGCAATCCTCAAGAGGTTTTCCCTGACCCTTCCAGTTTTTATCCAGAAGGCCATAGAAAAGGCATTTGAGGCCGACCCTGAGCCCGTGTCCTTTTCCTCACTCGTGCGGGAAGGGGCGGACCTTTTCGTCCCTGGCGTGGAGGCGGCAGCCCTCATGTCCCTGCATGCGGCCAAGGGGCTCGAGTTTCCGGTGGTCTTCATCGCTGGCTGCGAGAATGGGATACTTCCGTGGGGGGATTCGGACCCCGGGGAGGAGCGCCGTCTCTTCTACGTGGGGCTCACGCGCGCCTCCCAGATCCTTCATATCACCTGGGCTGAGAGACGGGTCTTTCACGGGCGCACTCAATGCGGCGGAATGAGCCCGTTTCTTCGGGATATACCCGATGGGCTCATATCCCTCGAGGAGGCTCGTCCTCGGCCCAGGCGGCGTCCCAGGCAGAAAGGGCTCTTCGGGTCGTGAATCCCTTCTTTCGCACCCATATTTTGCGTCCGGACTGCCTTTTGGCCCTGGCAGCCGCCTTGCTCTTTACCCTCTTTCCAGGCCTGGACCTGACGATCTCGGGCCTTTTTTACGATCCCGAAGGGGGGTTCTTCCTGAAGGATTCGCCCATGGTCAAGGCCGTGTACCAGGGGACGCCCTTTCTTCTCGTCTTTTCTGTGTTCCTCGCCACCGTTTCCTTAGTCGGGAGATATGAGCGGGATGGTCTTTTCCGTGCCCTCCGCCCGTTCATCTTCATCCTCCTCGTCTATCTCCTCGGGCCTGGGCTCTTGATCAACGGGGTGCTCAAGGACCACTGGGACCGGGCCCGGCCTCGGCAGGTGATCGAGTTCGGAGGATCTGCCTCCTTTACTCCGGCCCTCCTGCCCGCGGATCAATGCGAAAGGAATTGTTCCTTTGCAAGCGGTCATGCCTCGGTCGGGTTTGCCCTGATGGCCTTTGCCGACTGCTTTCCCGGGTTTCGTCCCTTCTGGATGGGGGCGGGGATCGTCATGGGATCGGTCATCGGATTCGTCAGGGTCGTCCAGGGCGGACATTTCCTGAGCGACGTGGTCTTTTCGGGCCTGATCGTATGGTTTACGATCCGTTCTCTCCGGTGGATCCTGAGAGATCTTCATCGCACGCGAGGTCCGGATGACGGTTGAATCCCATGCATATTCTGTTCGCCTTGGGCGCGTCCGCGCTGCCCTTCGGGCCCGAAGGCTCCATGCCCTGCTCGTCACATGCCCTGAGAACAGGCGGTTCTTGAGCGGTTTCACCGCCGAGGACGCAGGAATTGACGAGTCCTCCGGGGCCCTTTTCATCACGTGCCGGCAGGCCGTCCTTGTCACAGACGGAAGGTACCAGACCCAGGCCCGCGAAGAGGCGCTGGGGTGGGCGGTCCGCATCCACAAGAAAGGGATCTCCTACGAGATCGCTGCCCTTGCCTCGGAATGCGGGGCGCGGCGTATCGGATACGAACCCCGCTACCTCACCTGCCACGCCTTCGACCGCATAAGAAAACGCCTGCCGGACGGGGAGTTCATCCCGGCTGGGGAGGTGGTCGAAGGGATGCGCATCGTAAAGGATGCAGCAGGGCTTGAGGCCATCAACCGGGCGATTCATGCGGCCGAGGACGTCTTTGGCCAGGTCCATTCCTGGATTCGTCCGGGCATGACCGAGAAGGAGATCGCATGGAGGATCCTTGCCGGCCTCTTTGCCGTCTCTGAGGGGCCGTCCTTCCCCCCCATCGTGGCATCCGGACCCAACGCAGCCCTCCCACACGCTGTCCCCACGGATAGGGCCGTCCAGGAGGGAGAGCCCATCATCATCGACATGGGGGCCAGGGTGGACGGCTACTGTTCTGACATGACCCGGACGGTCTTTCTCGGGGAGCCAGATCCTGCCATGAGGGAGATCTACCGGTTGGTCCGTTCGGCCCAGCTCGCAGCTGAAAATGCCCTGCGTGCTGGCATTACCGGACGGGAGGCGGACAGGACGGCGCGCGAGATCATCACCACGGGGGGCCATGGGGACCGGTTCATCCATGCCCTCGGACATGGTGTCGGGCTTGCAGTGCACGAAGCACCCCGGCTTTCCCCACGTGAGCGCCGGATGCTGAGATCGGGCATGGTGGTGACCGTGGAGCCGGGGATCTATCTGCCAGGTGTGGGCGGAGTGAGGCTCGAGGACATGGTGCTCGTCCAGGAGGGCGGGGCGAGGGTGCTCTCCAGGAATGACTGGTACTATGAATGGTGAAGATGCCCTCACCCTGACGGACCACCTCAGGGAGCTCCGTTACCGTCTCATCTTATCCCTCTCTGCGACTGCCGTCGCGTCTGTCCTTGCCTACGCGGTCATAGAACCCGTCTTTTCGGCCTTAGCCCGTCCCCTCCTTGATGTGCTTCCCCCAGGGTCGAGTTTCGTCTTTACGTCCTACCCAGAGGCCTTCTTCACCTATATGAAGCTCTCAGTCGCGTGTGGGATATTTCTCGCAAGCCCTGTCATCCTTTATCACATCTGGGCCTTTGTCGCGCCTGGGCTCTATGCCCACGAGCGAAAGGTCCTCTTGCTCCTCGTCTTCTCTTCGTCCGTCTTTTTCATTGCTGGCGGGCTCTTCGGGTATTTTGTCGTCTTTCCCGCCGCCTTTAGGTTCCTTGCCGGATACACTGGCGAAAACCTGAAGCTTCTGCCGAGCGTGAGCGATTACGTCACCCTGATCCTTCGTCTCTTTCTGGGTTTTGGATTCGCCTTTGAACTTCCTGTGGCCCTCACCCTCCTCGGCTGGATGGGGCTTGTGGACTCGCGAGCCATGCGTCGCAACCGCAAGTACGCCCTGCTTGCCGCCTTTTTCATCGGGGCCGTCCTGACGCCGACTCCCGATATCCTGAACCAGACCCTCCTCGCCCTTCCCGTCTATCTCCTCTACGAGGTGAGCATCCTGACTGTTGGGATCGTGGGAAGGCGGAGACCAAAGGAGGACCTTTCCTGATCGCATCGCAGAAATGGCCCAGTACCGACCTGTCAAAACCCATAACCCCTCTACCCCTCTACCCCTCTAATCCTCTATCTCTCTAATCCTTTACCTGAATCCGTGAGCCTACGGCCGGGGTATTTGTTTCGTGCGGCAAATAGCCCCCATCCATGGGGGCGGATTTGCCGACGGCGCCCGTCCATGGGTGCCTCACTCCACAAATACCCCGGCCGTAGGCTTATGCTGTGAAATCGAAGGGTTGAGTGCATATCTCACGGATTCAGGCTTTAATCCTTTACCCCTTTAATCCTCTAATCCTTTTAATCGTATGGCGAGACTGAGAATCTCGTTTCCCTCCCGGAACATGAGCCTTTTCTTTACGAGATCCGTGACGAAGGCATCCAGCTCGTGCTGCCGGCGCCCTTTTGCAAGCCCGGTGACCTCTTCCCATGGGGTGATGTCCAGGCAGGCGAGATAGATCTCCCTCGACAGTCCGGTAAGCCGATGGGTCAGGACCCGGCCGTCAGGGAGGACCTGGCGGATCTCGATGAATTCTTTTCCATCCCGGTACGTGAGGAGTTTTCCAGCGGCCCTGGTTTGTTTCTGACTCTGTTGCCAGCGAGCGAGTTCCTTTTCGACCTCCTTCCAGAGGGTCTTCTGTCGCCTCCGATCCCCTTGGTATGACAGAATGAAGGGGGAGATCGAGGACGCGAGCTCTATGGGAAAGAGATCGGCGTAAGATGGATGGGCTTTGATCCTCGTGATCTTGAATCGGGATGGGTCCCTTTCCACTGCGCTTCCGGTCCCAAGCCAGAAGGAGACGGCCTTCAGCGGACGGAAAGGCCATACGAACCGGAGTACGTGGAGGGTCTCCTGGATCTCGTCTTCCGTGCTCCCCGGAAAGTGGAGGATGAGGTTTCCGGACAGACGTATGCCGTGTTCCTCGGCATGGCGCATGGCTGCTACGTTGTCTATGGCCTTAGTCCCCTTGCCGAGTCTCTTCAAGAGGGAGGTGCTCAGGGCCTCGATCCCCACCTGGACCTCCCGGAGGCCGCCTTGGGCCATCTCTGCCCATTCCTCACGGGTGTACACGGCCCGGAGCTCCGCAAAGAATCGATAGTCCCGGCCGTGTTTCTGGGTTTCCAGAAAAAGCCTTGGTGTCTGCCTGCGGGGAAGGGCATTGTCCATGAACGCGAAGTCGATCGTCCCATATCGGCGGGAAAGTGTGTCGATCTCACGGGACATCCGTTCCACGGATTTCATCCGGTAGCCCGACCACTGGAGGTTGAGATTGCAGAAGGCGCATTGACCCCACCAGCAGCCCCGGGACATCTCCACGGGAAGGACGGGCCGGAATCTCTTGCCGGGCGGAAGAAGGCCCAGGTCCTGGAAAAAGTCGTCGAAGTCCGGGCAGGGAAGGGAGTCCATGTCCGGGACCTGGGAGAAGGAGAAAGGGGTCCTGTCGTCACTGCGGGCCGATACCCCAGAGGGGTGCGAGGGGCCTTCGCCTGCAATGTGCTGTATGAGGCCGATGAGGGGAAGTTCGCCCTCTCCGTGTATCACGTAGTCGATTTCGGGAAAGCGGGAGAGCAGGGAAGGCCCGGTCAAACCGGCGCAGCCTGGGCCGCCGATGGCAAGGGGTGTTTCGGGCGCGAGTTCCTTGATCCTTCGAGCAAGGTAGAGGGCAGCTGTCAGCTGGTTGATGGAGATCGAGATGCCCACGAGCCCGTAACGCCGCCAGGGGACCGATTCGATGAAGGCATTGAGGACCTGGACGACCTTTTCCCTGACCGATCGCGGATCCGGGCCCAGGGGCGGAACACCACCCCTTTTTCTCAAGGAAACCTTAAAGAGTCTGTCGCAGCGGTCGGACATCTCCGGAAAGAGGATGCCGGCGCAGACCGCTTCCGATGCCCATCCCGACTGGCTGATGGCAAGGTAGTCGCCGAACCCCACGGCCTCCGCCACGAATAGATAAGGGTGAAAGGCGCGGATCGTATGTGTTGGGGCATTTTTGCGGATAAATGCAGTAAGGGTGGCAAGCTGTATGGATGGCCGGTTGAAGAGGGGCCAAGGAGGGGCGATTAGGGCGATCTCCACGGGTGCTCAGCCCTGGAGAAGGTCTTTTTCATGGCAATCAGGGATGAGAAAGGCCCTGGGCATGCATGAAGGAAAGGGCGTCGGCACGGGTCTCCAGGAAAACCTTGCCATGCGGGCCGTTTAGGAACGGCCCTGCATGGCAAGCAGCCTCTTGATGCGCTCCTGAATGGGAGGATGGGTGCTGAAGAGGTTCGCAATGCCCCCGCCAGAGAGGGGATTGACGATGTACATCTGGGCGGTGGCCGGATTGACGTGCATGGGAAGCTGGTGGTTCCATTCCTCGAGCTTGCGAAGGGCACCTGCGAGGGCAGCGGGTCTGCCGCAGATCTCGGCGCCGGTGGCATCCGCCTTGTATTCCCTGCTTCGCGATATGGCCATCTGGATGAGCATGGCCGCAATGGGTGCGACGATCATGGTGACAACGGCCCCTGCAAGCCCGGCGACCCCTCCGCCATCGTCGTCATCCGAGCGCCCCATGCCTCCGAATATGAGGGCCCACTGGGCCATGTTGGCCAGATAGCTGATGGCCCCGGCCATGGTGGCAGCGATGGAACTGACGAGGATGTCGCGGTTCCGTATGTGGCCGAGCTCGTGGGAGAGCACCCCCTCGAGTTCCTCCTGGGAGAGAAGACGCAGGAGCCCCTGGGTCACGGCGACTGCAGCGTGGTCGGGGTTTCGGCCTGTGGCAAAGGCGTTAGGTGTGTCCGTCGGCATGATATAGACACGGGGCTTGGGGATTCCGGCGCTGTGGGCGAGCTTGGCCACCGTGGCATGGAGCTGGGGGGCGTCCTGTTCCGAGACCGGACGGGCGCCGCTCATGGCAAGGGCCATCTTGTCGCTGAACCAGTATGCGCCGAAGTTCATGACGCCTGCCATGACAAGGGCGATGGTCATTCCATGCCGTCCACCAAGGGCCTGCCCGACCACGAGGAAAAGACCTGTGAGTACGGCGAGGAGAAGGGTGGTCTTAAGGGTATTGGTCATGATGTAATGGTACCTCTCAAGGTGTTTATGCGGAGGCGACTTGCCTTATGGAATCACCCCCGATTGCACATAATAATTCTCATCTTTCCATGTCAAGGCAAGGGGGGTGGCGTTGGGGACATGGATGTGACGATAGAAGGATAGGTCTTTCCCTTCTACGGCAAGGAGGATGACGCGGATCAGGGCGAGGTGGGAGACGGCTGCCACGGCCTCTGCCGCGTGCCGGTCAAGGATCGCACGAATGGAGGCCATGGCCCTCTTTTGGAGATCCGCAAGGGTCTCAGCGCCAGGGAGGGAAAAGGCCGAGGGATCTTTTTTCCAGCTTGCGTATTTTGAATCAGGGTCGCGCTCCAGATCAGACTTCAATCGGCCGTCCCATGGCGGGATGGAGATCTCGGCAAGCCCTGGCTCTTCCTCCACGGGGATCTTGAGGATCGATGCCATGATGGCGGCAGTCTCGCGGGCACGGGCAACGGGACTTGTATAGATGAGAGAGATCCCGGCCTCCCTCAGGGAGGCCGCTGCTTCTCTTGCCTGATTTCGCCCAAGGGCCGTGAGGGGTTCGTCTGTGCGTCCGGCAAAGCGACCGATGCGGTTGGCGAGGGTCTCACCGTGGCGTACGAGATGGATCGTGGTCACACCTTGCCTTGCATGATGGCCGTGGCCATCTCCACATCCTTTCTGCTTCCGATGAAAAGGGGGACCCGCTCATGGAGTGCGGTCGCCTTGATGTCGAGGATCCTCTTTTCGCCGTCAGTGGCGGCGCCTCCGGCCTGCTCCACTACAAAGGCAAGTGGGGCGGCCTCGCAGAGAAGACGGAGCTTCCCACGGGGCTTTGCCGGGTCCTTGCTGTCCGCCGGATACATGAAGATCCCTCCTTGAAGGAGGTTTCTGTGAAAATCCGCGACCAAGGAACCGATGTAGCGGGCCGTGTAAGGTTTTTTGCGCTCGTTTTCCGTGGACTTGAAATAGGAAACGACCTTCTTTGTCCGGTCGTCCCAGTAGAGGGTGTTGGATTCGTTTACCGAATAGATCTTTCCACGATCAGGGATGCGGATGTTGGGATGGGAGAGGAGGAATTCTCCGACCGATGGGTCGAGGGTGAAACCGTGGACCCCGTTTCCTGTGGTATATACGAGCATGTTGCTGGATCCGTAGAGGAAATATCCGGCCGCAACCTGTTCGGATCCGGTCCTCAGAAAGTCATCGGTCGTAACATATGGACGATCGCTCAACTTCCGATGGATGGAGAAGATCGTCCCGATGCTCACGTTCACGTCGATATTGGAAGACCCGTCAAGTGGGTCAAAGATGAGGATATATGAACCCCTCGGCATGTCTTCAGGGACCTCGATGATGTCCGCGTTTTCCTCTGAGGCCATGGCGCAGAGCATCCCGGATCGCTGCATCCGGTAGATGAGGACGCGGTTGGCAAACTCATCCAGTTTCCTGACCTGCTCCCCCTGGACGTTCACTTCTCCGGTGAGGCCGAGGATGTCCACCAGGCCCGCCTTGTTCACCTCGCGGGCGATGATCTTTGCCGCGAAGATGAGTTCGCTCATGAGCCGGGTGAACTGGCCGGTTGCAGCAGGTGTCTGTTTCTGGTGGATAAGGATGTGTTCAGTTACCGTTATCCCTATGCCTTCCATGGGGCGGCTCCTTTTGATAGGGTGGAAGAAAAAATGTTATTTTAGATAGCTAATGTTTGATATTTTATCAAATTACTGAGGAGCTGAAAACCTGAATCCGTGAGATATGCACTCAACCTTTCGATTTCACAGCATAAGCCTACGGCTGGGGTATTTGTGGAGTGAGGCGCCCATGGACGGGCGCCGTCGGCAAATCTGCCCCCATGGACGGGGGCTATTTGCCGCACGAAACAAATACCCCGGCCGTAGGCTCACGGATTCAGGGAAAAGTTTGGAGGGACAGAAATTCCATTTTTTTGTCTGTGCTGGGCCTTTCACTCGACCAGGATCTGCCCGTGAGGACTTTCCAGCTTCCTGACAAGGCCGTTCCCATTCCAGATGGGCTGAAGGAGGCCGGAAAAGACCGTCTTCACGCCTTTCTCGCCTCTGCGGATGCAGCCCGTGTATCCGTTTCCTCCCTGCCGATCGATTGTCTTGAGCGCGTTTTTGCCGTGAGCGATTTCGTGGCCCAGGCGGCCATTCGGGATCCATCTATATTTTGCGGACTCTTTTCTTGCGGATACATGGATCGATCCATGGCTGAGGTAGAGTATGGCCGGATCCTTCGGGAAGCCCTGGCGAACGAGATGGGCGGAGAGGATTCCCTTATGCGGGCGCTCAGGCGGCTGCGGCGCCGGGAGATGGTCAGGATTGCCTGGAGGGATCTTACAGGTGTGAGCAGCCTTTATGAGACCATGGGAGAGCTCTCGGGGCTTGCCCGCTCTGTCCTCGACGTGGCGGTTTCCCGTCTCCAGGACGAACTCGTGCTACGGTTCGGGGCCCCTTGCGGGGTAGACGGTTCGTCCCAGTCCCTCGTGGTCTTCGGCCTGGGAAAGCTCGGGGCTGGGGAGCTTAACTTCTCGTCAGATATCGATCTTGTTTTCGCATATCCGGAGTCGGGTGAGACCCGCGGCGGGAAGGATGGCGTCTCGAACCACGAATTTTTCGACCGTCTCGTCCGGCGTCTTATCCGGATCATGGGCGCGGCCACAGAGGAAGGTTTTGTCTTCAGGGTGGATACCAGGCTTCGGCCTTTCGGGGAGGCAGGCCCCCTCGTCATGAGTTTCGACGGTCTTCTCGACTATTACGAGATCCACGGCCGGGAGTGGGAACGCTACGCGTG
The genomic region above belongs to Deltaproteobacteria bacterium and contains:
- a CDS encoding MFS transporter gives rise to the protein MRALLNPGFRILLLGQSVSILGTWIQGPAQRWLVLELTGSPFAVGVLGASAGLPLLIFSLFGGWISDRLPRIRVLLAANGVILCQALVLGSLVQGGGIRLGHILVLAFLFGYSMAFEVPARQALIFDIVGRDAVTNAVAIHSMAFNAAQFIGPAIAGYLIAGGMTASCFYAKAASAAVVMGALVLLRQRGRFEQAQETGAGGKVRFLASIRETLAFVRAEPRVRGVLLVVTAFGVLLLPYAILLPSFCRDALGLGPREYGILSSANGLGAFSAATLVAIAGHKGNRDRWWWTGVFLFPLAVLALSTAPDYYLAMPLLFVTGFSMVLTSTSAIGLIQISTPDALRGRLMGLFTMCFMGLFPIGSLTGGAVAAVIGIRPTLAFMGGCGLAAVIGAGLLSRRSSCPVPKRD
- the hemB gene encoding porphobilinogen synthase, with the protein product MMFPEYRPRRLRRNESLRALVRETSVSLQHLVQPLFVVPGSGIRKEIEAMPGCFHLSQDTLLEECRELAGLGVPAVILFGLPEKKDRQGSQAWAKAGVVQRAVSAIKKSVPGLLVITDVCLCEYTSHGHCGVLSGDQVDNDATLELLAKIALSHAREGADMVAPSDMMDGRVGAIRDALDEEGLNHVSILSYAVKYASAFYGPFREAAESTPQFGDRKAYQMDPANIREAFREATLDMEEGADILMVKPALPYLDVIRALRQEFTLPIAAYQVSGEYSMIKAAAARGWIDERRVMEESILSIRRAGADMIITYFAKEIAQGGAFRA
- a CDS encoding response regulator, with the translated sequence MKEGQTILLVDTDERNREVFRAVAEGAGLHLILADDGQEAVDEAGKSPPDLIAIKRNAPILDALAVSVLLKQSDRTKAVPILVICRDASREEAERYRDAGCSGCIQEPFTEKELQERLKGLLP
- a CDS encoding phosphatase PAP2 family protein: MNPFFRTHILRPDCLLALAAALLFTLFPGLDLTISGLFYDPEGGFFLKDSPMVKAVYQGTPFLLVFSVFLATVSLVGRYERDGLFRALRPFIFILLVYLLGPGLLINGVLKDHWDRARPRQVIEFGGSASFTPALLPADQCERNCSFASGHASVGFALMAFADCFPGFRPFWMGAGIVMGSVIGFVRVVQGGHFLSDVVFSGLIVWFTIRSLRWILRDLHRTRGPDDG
- the tatC gene encoding twin-arginine translocase subunit TatC; amino-acid sequence: MNGEDALTLTDHLRELRYRLILSLSATAVASVLAYAVIEPVFSALARPLLDVLPPGSSFVFTSYPEAFFTYMKLSVACGIFLASPVILYHIWAFVAPGLYAHERKVLLLLVFSSSVFFIAGGLFGYFVVFPAAFRFLAGYTGENLKLLPSVSDYVTLILRLFLGFGFAFELPVALTLLGWMGLVDSRAMRRNRKYALLAAFFIGAVLTPTPDILNQTLLALPVYLLYEVSILTVGIVGRRRPKEDLS
- a CDS encoding ATP-dependent helicase is translated as MSGAEKGLNEAQLRAVTHDQGPLLVVAGPGTGKTRVLTHRISHIIQDRGVAPERVLAITFTNQAAREISARVSTLLGQKGQGPVIGTFHAWALSFLRRNLGEAARLLIDEQEASALLSRAMEEAGIPLKDLRATREAVSRIKLAGPCPEDGDRLLNCLSAYQGLLSRHGLWDFDDLLVEALRLLREDPDRGRPDALLVDEFQDVNRIQSDLVRAMAPSTGEVTVIGDPNQSIYGFRGAAPEFLDRFVQDFPQATVIRLDTAYRSPQRFLDAATHVIRAEGLISSRGEGPRILAKGFPDPEEEAAWIARKVDELVGGVSFESLNSGGCRSGPLQGLSGIAVLYRINAMGEAISRAFSARGIPHQRADRKDPFEDRDLRLAGRLWDAVRARHRGGRAYLAARLAEESFLPEREIEKALSDLSGLSGLTLFEAILKRFSLTLPVFIQKAIEKAFEADPEPVSFSSLVREGADLFVPGVEAAALMSLHAAKGLEFPVVFIAGCENGILPWGDSDPGEERRLFYVGLTRASQILHITWAERRVFHGRTQCGGMSPFLRDIPDGLISLEEARPRPRRRPRQKGLFGS
- a CDS encoding aminopeptidase P family protein, whose translation is MTVESHAYSVRLGRVRAALRARRLHALLVTCPENRRFLSGFTAEDAGIDESSGALFITCRQAVLVTDGRYQTQAREEALGWAVRIHKKGISYEIAALASECGARRIGYEPRYLTCHAFDRIRKRLPDGEFIPAGEVVEGMRIVKDAAGLEAINRAIHAAEDVFGQVHSWIRPGMTEKEIAWRILAGLFAVSEGPSFPPIVASGPNAALPHAVPTDRAVQEGEPIIIDMGARVDGYCSDMTRTVFLGEPDPAMREIYRLVRSAQLAAENALRAGITGREADRTAREIITTGGHGDRFIHALGHGVGLAVHEAPRLSPRERRMLRSGMVVTVEPGIYLPGVGGVRLEDMVLVQEGGARVLSRNDWYYEW